A single window of Mycolicibacterium aurum DNA harbors:
- a CDS encoding alpha/beta hydrolase, translated as MSLVRRVLDRGGDPPKGLVTMFPWADLTNGSGSFESNEHRVLLSRDGLSRSALAYAGGRDLKTPLVSPLHGSFSDFPPTLIAVGTDDCLLDDARNVSDRMRAAGVDVTLIEIAGGFHGFILLPAPESKEARREMSLFVAQALNDL; from the coding sequence TGGCGGTGACCCACCGAAGGGTCTCGTGACCATGTTCCCCTGGGCCGACCTGACCAACGGCTCCGGCAGCTTCGAGTCGAATGAACACCGGGTTTTGCTGTCCCGCGATGGTCTTTCACGTAGTGCGCTGGCCTATGCGGGCGGCCGTGATCTGAAGACGCCTCTGGTATCGCCGCTCCACGGCTCATTTTCCGACTTTCCCCCCACCTTGATCGCCGTCGGTACCGACGACTGTCTACTCGATGACGCACGCAACGTCTCGGACCGCATGCGCGCCGCCGGCGTGGACGTCACGCTTATCGAAATAGCCGGCGGGTTCCATGGTTTCATTCTGTTGCCTGCGCCGGAATCGAAAGAAGCCAGGCGAGAGATGTCGCTCTTTGTCGCTCAAGCCCTCAACGATCTTTGA